The Syngnathus typhle isolate RoL2023-S1 ecotype Sweden linkage group LG6, RoL_Styp_1.0, whole genome shotgun sequence genome has a window encoding:
- the cdon gene encoding cell adhesion molecule-related/down-regulated by oncogenes: protein MDGGLRVFLSTLLCLSQDLLVTCTLHCPSFRSEPASLVQSPGSPARLRCATNPQSAELSWRFRGEPLLSDTLPGVELNDGTLTIANLQRAHVGVYQCVARSGHGLAVASRYARVDLAEISQYEDSRRRSLSVQVGDAAIVECPLPRSVPPAFPRLRVRGERVEASTDDYLVLPSGNLQIPSASLHHRGVYKCGSYNPVTGETVMQTHGTKISVRHADSPSSPARIVYPTSPKNVTLQRSQSYTLECVVSGSPAPSSTWFKNGERVRLGPSLRHLRDNLEFVSVTTDDNGVYVCAVESEQGTVMSANYTVNILEPASILVGLADQRVAVGSTARFSCVAAGSPAPDITWLFNAEPVPASHRVRISEGQLVISGVVPRDQGVYQCLLDNDIGSAQSSGMLSVQSDLNPGVDVWPSLPPMQSDEGGERFLTEEEDEPPSDGGALRLTPDAPIITSPPQTYKPDIYDLEWRAGPDGGSPINAYFVKYRKVDEMATLMESWLTVRVPGSERSLRLSELEASSLYEVLMVARSSAGEGQPAMLTFRTGKEKSASSNKNPSHKPPVVLMPPKVPEDKMPNTHFGVVIHDRVPEAPDRPTISMATESSVYVTWIPRANGGSPITAFRVEYKRSRNTEWGVAADNISPLKLSVEVRNLEPGATYRFRVTAMNLYGESPRSVASRPYQVPQASPRMADRPVVGPHISATDAISDTQIMLRWTYSPSSNNNTPIQGFYIYYRPTDSDNDSDYKRDVVEGGKDWHMIGHLQAETSYDIKMQCFNDGGESDYSNVMICETRARQSPGSPSQRPVTPPWPHPQEPSGPPGGLLYLIVGCVLGVMVLILLAFIAMCLWRNRQHNNMHKYDPPGYLYQPADINGHVLEYTALAGTGRMNGGVHGGFGHGGGGAMLPSGCHHLHHKHPNGLPLHNSNGGLYPGGHSHGHDGTLPHPHHHHNGGGMYTALPQSESSDCVNCQNLCNNNRCYKPNGVLTGGTLPLMHRAAPCQQDGLEMVPLKQAATSPCRHRCSPAGELRADDLDNRQVPHPPDEQRDSSPSQRSCCLEGDDTECPGDGTAEEDLDCVDQDCPIPCWENLGLPDSDCDEKPCWMSGGGELIQASLQEV from the exons ATGGACGGTGGCCTCAGGGTCTTCCTGTCCACTCTGCTCTGTCTCAGTCAAGACCTGCTTGTCACCTGCACAC TTCACTGTCCATCTTTCCGCTCTGAGCCAGCCTCGTTGGTCCAGAGTCCGGGTTCCCCGGCCCGCCTGCGCTGCGCCACCAACCCCCAGTCGGCGGAGCTCTCCTGGCGCTTCCGGGGCGAACCTCTGCTCAGTGACACCCTGCCCGGCGTGGAGCTGAATGACGGGACGCTCACCATCGCTAATCTGCAGCGCGCCCACGTCGGCGTCTACCAGTGCGTGGCGCGCTCAGGACACGGGCTGGCCGTCGCCAGCCGCTACGCACGTGTGGACTTGGCAG AAATCTCCCAGTACGAAGACAGCCGGCGCCGCTCGCTGTCCGTCCAGGTCGGCGATGCGGCAATCGTCGAGTGTCCTCTGCCCCGTAGCGTGCCGCCGGCCTTCCCCCGGTTACGAGTGCGGGGCGAGCGCGTCGAGGCGTCCACAG ACGACTACTTAGTCCTTCCGTCCGGCAACCTTCAGATCCCGTCCGCCTCGTTGCACCATCGGGGCGTCTACAAGTGCGGCTCGTACAATCCGGTCACCGGGGAAACCGTCATGCAGACCCACGGTACCAAAATCTCTGTCCGAC ATGCAGATTCCCCCTCTTCTCCAGCGAGGATAGTTTATCCCACCAGCCCCAAGAATGTGACACTGCAGCGGTCCCAGTCGTACACGCTGGAGTGCGTAGTTTCCGGAAGTCCGGCGCCGTCGTCCACGTGGTTCAAGAACGGCGAGCGGGTCCGACTGGGGCCTTCGTTGCGACACCTGCGTGACAATTTGGAATTTGTCTCCGTGACGACAGACGACAACGGAGTATACGTTTGCGCCGTTGAGAGCGAGCAAGGGACGGTGATGAGCGCCAACTACACTGTGAACATCCTCG AACCCGCTTCCATCCTGGTGGGCCTCGCCGACCAGCGCGTCGCTGTCGGCTCAACCGCACGTTTCAGCTGCGTGGCCGCGGGCAGCCCCGCCCCCGACATCACCTGGCTGTTCAACGCTGAGCCCGTGCCCGCCTCGCACCGGGTACGGATTTCAGAAGGCCAGCTGGTCATCTCGGGTGTGGTGCCGCGGGATCAAGGCGTGTACCAATGTCTGCTGGACAACGATATCGGGTCGGCGCAGTCGTCGGGAATGCTGAGTGTGCAGTCAG ATTTGAACCCCGGCGTGGACGTTTGGCCCTCACTGCCCCCCATGCAGAGCGATGAGGGCGGCGAGCGCTTTCTGACGGAAGAGGAAGACGAGCCGCCGTCCGATGGTGGCGCCCTCCGTCTCACGCCCGACGCGCCCATCATCACCAGCCCGCCCCAGACGTACAAACCCGACATTTACGACCTGGAGTGGAGGGCGGGGCCTGACGGCGGGAGCCCCATCAACGCCTATTTTGTCAAATATCGAAAG GTGGACGAGATGGCCACCTTGATGGAGAGCTGGCTGACGGTGCGAGTGCCCGGCAGCGAGCGCTCGCTGCGTCTCTCCGAACTGGAGGCGTCCAGCCTGTACGAAGTCCTCATGGTGGCCCGCAGCTCGGCGGGTGAGGGCCAGCCGGCCATGCTCACCTTTCGCACTGGAAAAG AAAAGAGCGCCTCGTCCAACAAGAATCCGTCCCACAAGCCTCCAGTCGTCCTGATGCCGCCCAAAGTCCCTGAGGACAAAATGCCCAACACGCACTTTGGAGTGGTGATCCACGACAGAG TGCCCGAGGCGCCCGACCGGCCCACCATCTCCATGGCGACGGAGAGCTCCGTCTACGTGACGTGGATCCCCAGAGCCAACGGCGGCTCGCCCATCACAGCCTTCCGCGTGGAGTACAAACGCAGCCGCAACACCGAGTGGGGCGTGGCGGCCGACAACATCTCGCCGCTCAAGCTGTCGGTGGAAGTTCGCAATCTGGAGCCCG GCGCCACCTACAGGTTCCGAGTGACCGCCATGAACTTGTACGGCGAGAGTCCCCGCAGCGTGGCGTCAAGGCCGTACCAGGTGCCCCAAGCCAGCCCCCGCATGGCCGACCGGCCGGTGGTGGGACCGCACATCTCCGCCACCGACGCCATCAGCGACACACAGATCATGCTGCGCTGGACT TACAGTCCCTCGAGTAACAACAACACTCCCATCCAAGGCTTCTACATCTACTATCGGCCCACCGACAGCGACAACGACAGCGACTACAAGCGCGACGTGGTCGAAG GTGGGAAAGACTGGCACATGATCGGTCACCTACAGGCGGAGACGTCGTACGACATCAAGATGCAGTGCTTCAACGACGGCGGCGAGAGCGACTACAGCAACGTCATGATCTGCGAGACCAGAG CACGCCAGTCTCCAGGCTCGCCAAGCCAGCGTCCCGTCACGCCGCCGTGGCCCCACCCGCAGGAGCCCTCCGGGCCACCCGGGGGTCTGCTGTATCTCATCGTGGGCTGCGTGTTGGGCGTGATGGTCCTCATCCTGCTGGCCTTCATCGCCATGTGCCTGTGGAGGAACCGACAGCACAACAACATGCACA AATACGACCCTCCGGGTTATTTGTACCAGCCGGCTGACATCAACGGACACGTTCTAGAGTACACCGCTTTGGCCGGCACCGGCCGCATGAACGGCGGCGTCCACGGGGGCTTCGGGCACGGCGGGGGTGGCGCCATGTTGCCCTCGGGGTGCCACCACTTGCACCACAAACACCCCAACGGCCTGCCACTGCACAACAGCAACGGCGGCCTCTACCCGGGCGGACACTCCCACGGCCACGATGGCACCCTGCCCCAccctcaccaccaccacaat GGAGGCGGCATGTACACGGCTCTTCCCCAATCGGAATCCTCAGACTGTGTGAATTGTCAGAACCTGTGCAACAATAACAG GTGTTACAAGCCTAACGGCGTCCTTACGGGCGGGACGCTTCCCCTCATGCACCGAGCGGCGCCCTGTCAGCAGGACGGTCTGGAGATGGTTCCTCTGAAGCAGGCGGCGACCTCCCCGTGCCGCCACCGCTGCTCCCCCGCGGGCGAGCTGCGTGCCGATGACCTCGACAATCGCCAAGTCCCACACCCGCCCGATGAGCAGCGAGATTCGTCGCCTTCGCAACGCTCGTGTTGTCTCGAGGGAGATGACACGGAATGTCCGGGGGATGGCACTG CGGAGGAGGATCTGGACTGCGTGGATCAGGACTGTCCAATCCCGTGCTGGGAAAATCTGGGCCTTCCGGACTCGGACTGTGATGAAAAGCCCTGCTGGATGTCCGGCGGGGGTGAGCTGATCCAGGCCAGTCTCCAGGAAGTCTGA
- the LOC133155165 gene encoding V-set and immunoglobulin domain-containing protein 10-like 2, giving the protein MFRPLEQPAALLNISRRQFKHEPERISGREKLRPRCDKMFPSVCLLATWVLLLLPLQALDLRGEEVKYVTLNATVTAGGSVRLDCGTDPPSIFIWGFTRAGSDSNVALAYDYGHGLKLQARPDGVVGVRVPVNTSALVLEKVRREAEGTYTCQALYHAARVTFYYTRLDVDDD; this is encoded by the exons ATGTTCCGCCCACTAGAGCAACCTGCAGCGCTGTTAAATATTTCAAGAAGGCAGTTCAAACACGAGCCAGAAAGAATCAGCGGTAGAGAGAAATTGCGACCACGGTGTGACAAGATGTTTCCTTCAGTCTGCCTGCTGGCCACTtgggttcttcttcttcttccactcCAAG CTTTAGATCTTCGAGGTGAGGAGGTGAAGTACGTGACCCTCAACGCGACCGTGACCGCGGGGGGCTCGGTCCGCTTGGACTGCGGCACCGACCCGCCCTCTATCTTCATCTGGGGCTTCACCAGAGCCGGTTCGGACAGCAACGTGGCTCTGGCCTACGACTACGGTCATGGTCTCAAGCTGCAGGCTCGGCCGGACGGCGTGGTTGGCGTGCGCGTGCCCGTCAACACCTCCGCCCTGGTTCTGGAGAAAGTCCGGCGGGAGGCGGAGGGGACGTACACCTGCCAGGCTTTGTACCACGCGGCTAGGGTGACCTTCTACTACACCAGGCTGGATGTGGACGATGACTAA